TCGCCACGATTTTGCCCTCATTTCCGGCTTCGACTTGCTGCCGAATGCCAGATTCATAGAGTTCTTGCCCACGTCGGGCTAATTCTTCTTTGCTGTAGCGTCGTTGGCGGACTGCCATAGAATCGTCCTCAGTGATAATTTTGCCCTTCCATTTTACCGTGAGCGATCGTGGCGATCGCTGAAGACCGGAGCTGGTTGGTCACAACAAGTTAATTCAAAAAACTCTCATATTCATCATGATCTCCGATCCTAATCCAATAATAATCGTCACCTTTGAATCTTCAGGTGGCAATTGGGCATAGGCTTTCCAGAAATTAGCTGTCGCCAAGGATTTCATCTAGATCCCTCACGTTGTTTGCGGCGATATCTTTTTCGGCTTGAGCAATGAGGCGATCTAATTTTCCTGATGCTAAATCTGTTTCAATTTGCCGATCCCACATCTCATCAAGATATTCTTGCAGCCACTTTGCCAGATGACGAACTTCACTCTCTGGCAATTGCTTAATAGCTGATTCAACTTCTAGCCGAGTAGTCATAGGATATTTCACTTCTCAACAGCATTTCTATAGTATCGCCAATTATGGTGGCCGATGGGGGGTTGGAGTGATCGCTGGGGTAGGTGTCCTATCTTGAGATTACAAAGCTTCTATCTTAACGATACCACCCTCAACAGTATCAACCTGCAATCGATAACCATAGAGTAGCGCCATGCCCAGCAGGGGTTCCGTTTCCGACTCTGCAATATAAATTTCGCGGTACTGCCCATCCCAAATCACGAGCGCGGTGTATAAGTCGAACAAAGTTTCACTGCCATCGCCCAAGGTGACGATATCGGAAGCAATCCAAGGTAAATTAAGGGTAGTGATGATTGCAGATGATAGAGACAGAAACCCACTAAATCCTGTATCAATTACTGTATCGATAGTTTGCATCTGTCGATTCGAGATACCGACAACAACAGTAAGTGTTGCTTCACGACGTAAATTCACGACCCCCTGCATCATAGATTTTGCTTTAGACTCCGTGCCCCAAAATGATCGACGGCGCGATGTCCGATTCTAATTACCCAAGGTTGGGCATCGGGATATTGCTCGAAGAGGCGATGGGTTGCGGGAATGACATTCTCATCGACCTCGAAGGCTCCGGTTTCAATGTCGATCGCCACGATTTTGCCCTCATTTCCGGCTTCGACTTGCTGCCGAATGCCAGATTCATAGAGTTCTTGCCCACGTCGGGCTAATTCTTCTTTGCTGTAGCGTCGTTGGCGGACTGCCATAGAATCGTCCTCAGTGGTAATTTTGCCCTTCGATTTTACCGTGAGCGGCTGGAGTTAGGTATGCTATCTTAGGCTAAAAGGAGCAACAGGATAACGGCGATCGTGAGGCCAAACATGGCTCCTGCACCAAAGTCAGTGTCACTCACTTTCTGTAAGCGGTATTTCTCGCCTGTGGTAAGGTCGATCGCCTCGTCGTGGTTGGTGCGGATGAGGTGGCGATGATCGCGATCATAGTCAGGATGAGGGTACATGGCTTTTCTCCGTTGATATAGTATGGTTCATGAAACAGGAGCTGAATAATCTCAGCTCCTTGCAAGCATTAGCGCAGCCAAAGAGTAAAACGGAGTTTAGGCTTTGGGGGCAGATGGATGGCAATCAGCATTGCTTGCTGATTCAAAACGAGTCCAATACGGATAGTTTCGGCTACAAAGGGGCCAAAACTACTTTGGTCAACCAGGATCTGGCTCTTTTGACGGTTTGTACCCATCAATTCATAAACCAATGATGGGCCAGCGAGCATCTCAATCTCGTCATAAGTCCCGAAAACCATCATTAAGCGATTACTCTCAGCAGGTGTATTTCCCCAAATTCCCGTTATTGGAAGTTCCGAACCCCCCGAACAACTCTTTCTCACCCAGTCCTGCATCAATTTGTGCCCTTTAACTGGCACAAATGCCGCGATCTCCGAATCCATAACGGTCAGCCGGTGTTGTGGATCAAAGCTAGGCGATACAACAAGCTCTTGGGGCAGATTTTCAATGGGACTACCCACCCTCTCCTGGTAGAGGGCTTTAGATTCTTTGTTCATTGGTGTATCCTTAAGATAGATCTTTGAGATACGTTTTGAAAGCCGCCTCTACGTCCTAACCAGATGTAGGGCGGCTTTCCTGTATCCACCCCAAATTTAGCATCAACGTTTCAATGCGTCAAGGAATGAAACATTATGAAGCATTAGGTTTTATGTTGGGAGTATACTAGAACTGTAAACCGATGACTATCCTCAAGGGTCTATGCCCACTCCCCTCGATAACCTGAGTCCCGAAGAGCGGAAAGACTGGCGCGAGCTAGAGCAACGGCTGCAACAAGCTGGCGGCACGCTCACGGAGGTCAGTCAACGTGAATTAGCAGAGGAGTTCCATGTCTCCCCTGCTACCTTGAAGCGCAGGTTAGAGAAGTTCAAGGACGAGGGCTTGATTGATGTGGAGGTTGAAGGTAAGGGACGTTACAGCAAAACGACAATTACCCTGAGTGGGTATCAACCGCCATATCAGGCATTGAATGAGCGGCCTATGAGTCCCTTAGTTGGAGTGTTGCCCTTGAATTCTCTCTTCCGTCTGGAGCGGGAGGCAGACCGTGCTTGTCAGCAAGCGTTTCAAATCCCGCGCACTTCCCGGATATTCCTCCGGCTCAAGGGCATCCGGCACAGTGGGAAATCAACCTCCTTGGCAGGTTTACGGGAGTGGCTAGAGCGAGAACAGGGGCATTGTGTTGGATATGTCAATCTGAGTAGCAGTGCGTTTTCCCCTAATGCTTTTGAGGATTTATCGAAACTGCTGTATGAATTCACCAATGTCATTACCACTACCTTTCGGCCCTATCTCCGTAATCGAGAATTACCCGATTTGAAAACCCTTTGGCGCGATGATATTGCCTCCGGTCTCAATTGCGAAACCTACCTGGCTGACCATGTGTTTAGTCAACTTCCTACCCCTGCCACCCTTTTAATTGATGGATTAGACAAAGTGATAGGTCATCCTTCCACCCAAAACGATTTTTGTAATATTCTTCGCACCTGGAATGAGGAGAAAATGAAGAATGTGGGCCAAGGGCCAATCATTTGGCCCAATATCGTGGTTGCCTATTCCACCGAACCCTATCCCACCCATGGCATTGTTGGTTCTGTCTTCTACAATGTGGGTCTTGAGATTAACCTTTCAGAACTCACTGAGTCCGAGGTGACTGAACTGGCTGGCCATTATCAGTTGCCGGATTGGAACTCAAGCAAAACCCAGGAACTTATGAAGTGGGTGGGGGGACATCCGGCACTGATTCAAGAAGCTCTATTTTATCTCTCTGGCTCAAAAACCCTAACCATTGCCGATTTAGGCGGGCCGAGATTGGGGTCAGATTTTTTCCGCAATCATCTTTTCGAGAAAATGCAGCTTCTACAACCGGAAAAGCCGAGTCCATTGCTGACTTGTTTCCAAACCATCCTCAAGGGAGAAGACTGCCGAGATGAATATGCTAAGTTTCAGCTAGAGCAGGCTGGGTTGATTCAATTTGAAGCCGGAAAAACAGAAGTAATTGAACTCTATCGGCAGTATTTCGGCAAAGTTTTATCGCCACAAATCCCAAGGTAAGAAAAGTCCCCGTTTCTAATACGGATTTAGGGAGATCAATAAAAAATCGGCAATTGGCTAAGGAGAAAGATGGTTAATTACAATTTCTATGCAACTGAAGGAGGAGGACTTGAACCAGACGCAAGTACCTATGTGGAGCGTCCCATCGACCAAGAACTCTATGAAGTCCTGAAGTCCTCTGATCGCCGTCACCGCGTCTGTGCTATCCTTGCCCCCCGGCAGATGGGGAAAACCAGTCTCATGACTCGCACAGCCCATCGCCTCACCGCAGAGGAGACAGCCATCTGCGTTACGATTAATTTGCAAGGATTGGGAACTGTAGATTCAGAATCAGCTCTGTGGTTCAACCTGCTGCGGCGCATTTGTCAAAAATTAGAAGACTCTACTTTGTTAACGCAACTTGACCAATTTTGGCAGCAAAACAATCTTGTTCAACCTTCCAACCGCTTTCTGGAGTTTCTGAAAGATTGCGTGCTACCCAACTTGGCTTCTAAGTTGGTTGTGTTTTTGGATGAAATCCAAAATCTGGTGCAGTGGGGCGTACAAGATGGGGTAATGGGAGTCTTGCGTTCCTTGGTAGAGGAACAGGACTCTGGTCTGGACAAACTGGCTTTTGTTTTGGTGGGGGTGGCTAAACCGAGTGATCTGTTGAAATCGAGTACAACCACAGTCTGGAATGTGGGCACATCCCTGACACTCACGGGGTTAACTGGGGACTGCGAACCCCTCCTGGAAGGGTTCCGAAATGTATGCCCCAATCCAGGAACGGTCATGGCCGATATTTTACAGTGGACAGGGGGTCAGCCGTTCCTCACCCAACGGCTATGCCAAGAAGTGAGGAATGCTGCGACACAAGGAACAGAGAGAGAACCAGCCCAGTTGGTTGAGCAGGTGGTGAAAGAACAGATTATTGCTAACTGGCGACAGCAGGACAAACAGAACCACCTGCAAACGATTGACTATTGGTTCAATCGGCCATCAGGAGATCGGGACGAGCAGTTGGGCAGAGTAAAGTTAGCAGCACTTTCTCTGTATCGTCAGTTACTCCAAGAACAACCCGTTCACTTTTGGGGAACCGATCCCCAGTGGGATTTATTGACATCTGGCTTAGTGGTTAAAGAGGTTCATGGAGATTGTGAATTAAGGATTACAAATCAAATCTATCAGTCCGTGTTTGATTTAGCATGGGTTGAGAGGAAGGAGCAACATCTGAAAGAGCAAGGAGTTGAAATGGAAGATTTAAACAAAATTGTTGACCGAGATACCTTTATGCTCATCGATCAGAGCGGTTCCCTGCTCCGTAATGATGGGGGAATAACCAGTCGCTGGGAACGGTTGCAAGAACAGTGCATGGGCGATATCAATGATATTTTGAACTATGACGAAAACGGTCAAAAGATTTGTGACCAAA
This sequence is a window from Roseofilum capinflatum BLCC-M114. Protein-coding genes within it:
- a CDS encoding clan AA aspartic protease, giving the protein MMQGVVNLRREATLTVVVGISNRQMQTIDTVIDTGFSGFLSLSSAIITTLNLPWIASDIVTLGDGSETLFDLYTALVIWDGQYREIYIAESETEPLLGMALLYGYRLQVDTVEGGIVKIEAL
- a CDS encoding AAA-like domain-containing protein; this translates as MPTPLDNLSPEERKDWRELEQRLQQAGGTLTEVSQRELAEEFHVSPATLKRRLEKFKDEGLIDVEVEGKGRYSKTTITLSGYQPPYQALNERPMSPLVGVLPLNSLFRLEREADRACQQAFQIPRTSRIFLRLKGIRHSGKSTSLAGLREWLEREQGHCVGYVNLSSSAFSPNAFEDLSKLLYEFTNVITTTFRPYLRNRELPDLKTLWRDDIASGLNCETYLADHVFSQLPTPATLLIDGLDKVIGHPSTQNDFCNILRTWNEEKMKNVGQGPIIWPNIVVAYSTEPYPTHGIVGSVFYNVGLEINLSELTESEVTELAGHYQLPDWNSSKTQELMKWVGGHPALIQEALFYLSGSKTLTIADLGGPRLGSDFFRNHLFEKMQLLQPEKPSPLLTCFQTILKGEDCRDEYAKFQLEQAGLIQFEAGKTEVIELYRQYFGKVLSPQIPR
- a CDS encoding AAA-like domain-containing protein translates to MVNYNFYATEGGGLEPDASTYVERPIDQELYEVLKSSDRRHRVCAILAPRQMGKTSLMTRTAHRLTAEETAICVTINLQGLGTVDSESALWFNLLRRICQKLEDSTLLTQLDQFWQQNNLVQPSNRFLEFLKDCVLPNLASKLVVFLDEIQNLVQWGVQDGVMGVLRSLVEEQDSGLDKLAFVLVGVAKPSDLLKSSTTTVWNVGTSLTLTGLTGDCEPLLEGFRNVCPNPGTVMADILQWTGGQPFLTQRLCQEVRNAATQGTEREPAQLVEQVVKEQIIANWRQQDKQNHLQTIDYWFNRPSGDRDEQLGRVKLAALSLYRQLLQEQPVHFWGTDPQWDLLTSGLVVKEVHGDCELRITNQIYQSVFDLAWVERKEQHLKEQGVEMEDLNKIVDRDTFMLIDQSGSLLRNDGGITSRWERLQEQCMGDINDILNYDENGQKICDQIIMMPYNVNRYRGNRYQIDSPAQADSFFPENAPKGNANVTPTLRECYQEWLGEREKITAQEVEAGTARGAMFVIYIDGQFDDSPAFEDLVKEMCSRIDDQRIFKIIILGFGNEVNARYFDELDVNQRKGNPIFRDAHGNPSNVIVFELVDEFENEGVVEVMERQLIDPNTTRKGFGQYD